The following are from one region of the Ochotona princeps isolate mOchPri1 chromosome 4, mOchPri1.hap1, whole genome shotgun sequence genome:
- the APLNR gene encoding apelin receptor, which yields MEEGGDFDNYYGADNQSECEYADWKSSGALIPAIYMLVFLLGTTGNGLVLWTVFRTSREKRRSADVFIASLAVADLTFVVTLPLWATYTYRDYDWPFGTFSCKLSSYLIFVNMYASVFCLTGLSFDRYLAIVRPVANARLRLRVSGAVATAVLWVLAALLAMPVMVFRTTGDLENTTKVQCYMDYSVVAPSNSEWAWEVGLGVSSTAVGFVVPFTIMLTCYFFIARTIAGHFRKERIEGLRKRRRLLSIIVVLVVTFALCWLPYHLVKTLYMLGSLLHWPCDFDLFLMNVFPYCTCISYVNSCLNPFLYAFFDPRFRQACASMVCRDSLHGSSGEKSGSYSSGHSQGHGPNMGKGGEQTQEKSIPYSQETLVVD from the coding sequence atggaggaaggtggggatTTTGACAACTACTATGGGGCGGACAACCAGTCTGAGTGTGAGTACGCAGACTGGAAGTCGTCGGGGGCCCTcatccctgccatctacatgcTCGTCTTCCTCCTGGGCACCACGGGCAATGGCCTGGTGCTCTGGACTGTGTTTCGGACCAGCCGCGAGAAGAGGCGCTCGGCCGACGTCTTCATTGCCAGCCTGGCGGTGGCCGACCTCACCTTCGTGGTGACCCTGCCGCTGTGGGCCACCTACACGTACCGGGACTACGACTGGCCCTTCGGCACCTTCTCCTGCAAGCTCAGCAGCTACCTCATCTTCGTCAACATGTACGCCAGCGTCTTCTGCCTCACCGGTCTCAGCTTCGACCGCTACCTGGCCATCGTGAGGCCGGTGGCCAATGCTCGGCTGAGGCTGCGGGTGAGCGGGGCAGTGGCCACGGCGGTCCTGTGGGTGCTGGCCGCCCTCCTGGCCATGCCCGTCATGGTGTTCCGTACCACCGGGGACCTGGAGAACACCACCAAGGTACAGTGCTACATGGACTACTCCGTGGTGGCCCCCTCCAACTCCGAGTGGGCTTGGGAGGTGGGCTTGGGGGTCTCATCCACGGCTGTGGGTTTCGTggtgcccttcaccatcatgctgacCTGCTACTTCTTCATCGCCCGAACCATCGCCGGTCACTTCCGCAAGGAACGCATCGAGGGGCTGCGGAAGCGGCGCCGGCTGCTCAGCATCATCGTGGTGCTGGTGGTGACCTTCGCGCTGTGCTGGCTGCCCTACCACCTGGTGAAGACGCTCTACATGCTGGGCAGCCTGCTGCACTGGCCCTGCGACTTTGATCTCTTCCTCATGAACGTCTTCCCCTATTGCACCTGCATCAGCTACGTCAACAGCTGCCTCAACCCCTTCCTCTACGCCTTCTTCGATCCTCGCTTCCGCCAGGCCTGCGCCTCCATGGTGTGCAGGGACTCGCTCCACGGCAGCAGCGGGGAGAAGTCGGGCAGCTACTCTTCCGGGCACAGCCAGGGACATGGTCCCAACATGGGCAAGGGCGGAGAGCAGACGCAGGAGAAGTCCATCCCTTACAGTCAGGAGACTCTGGTGGTGGACTAG